In Primulina eburnea isolate SZY01 chromosome 3, ASM2296580v1, whole genome shotgun sequence, one DNA window encodes the following:
- the LOC140826029 gene encoding uncharacterized protein isoform X2, translating into MAQIGVVKSCFSTRNGTPRQPLLVPLARATLIFDSTRVPQASLEGLEGYSHCWLIYVFHLNTNLDKLWKKPSQSKFKAKVRVPRLEGEKIGVFATRSPHRPCPIGLTVAKVEAVHGRTVLLSGVDLVDGTPILDIKPYLPYCDSIQGATVPDWVKMDDILAVASISFSEDFSSSLADCWAMVEKKSLYFSPDEFLSLIKQVLSWDIRSVAQRSHPHNALRKTDDCSVEDDDTVVRSCVREEDFEHGHEPQSLSFQDVIYHLVLEGLDVSYRIDSIGNVLVEKVSLGCSMQNVDKNIS; encoded by the exons ATGGCACAAATTGGGGTAGTCAAGTCATGCTTCTCCACACG GAATGGGACTCCAAGACAGCCTTTACTTGTACCTCTTGCTAGAGCAACTTTGATATTTGATTCGACCCGGGTTCCCCAAGCATCTCTCGAGGGTCTTGAAGGGTATTCACACTGTTGGTTAATCTACGTGTTTCATCTAAACACAAATCTAGATAAGTTATGGAAGAAGCCATCACAATCAAAATTCAAGGCAAAG GTAAGGGTACCCAGACTCGAAGGTGAAAAAATTGGTGTTTTTGCCACGAGATCTCCTCATCGTCCCTGCCCAATTGGATTAACTGTGGCAAAG GTGGAGGCGGTACATGGACGTACGGTGTTGCTCTCTGGTGTGGATCTGGTTGATGGAACA CCAATTCTTGACATTAAACCTTATCTTCCATACTGTGACAGCATCCAAGGTGCAACAGTTCCTGACTGGGTAAAG ATGGATGATATACTAGCTGTAGCTTCTATCAGCTTCTCTGAGGACTTTTCATCCAGTCTTGCGGATTGTTGGGCAATGGTG GAAAAGAAGTCACTTTACTTCTCTCCAGATGAATTTCTAAGCTTGATAAAGCAAGTGCTCTCGTGGGATATACGATCAGTAGCTCAACGAAGCCATCCTCATAATGCTCTGCGCAAAACAGATGATTGCAGTGTAGAAGACGATGACACAGTAGTGAGAAGTTGTGTGAGAGAGGAAGATTTTGAACATGGACATGAGCCACAGTCCCTTTCATTTCAGGATGTTATTTATCATCTGGTTTTGGAAGGACTGGATGTTTCATATAGAATCGATTCCATAGGAAATGTTCTTGTTGAAAAAGTTTCCCTTGGATGCAGCATGCAGAATGTCGATAAAAATATTTCGTGA
- the LOC140826029 gene encoding uncharacterized protein isoform X1: protein MRADINSVWPTLCITLALASSSAAISFYWWSRKSKSNSNGYAGRIQELEAALKAAVENCSAERQGRIRAQRALREALNQPHSGEAESKFLKAYPMAQIGVVKSCFSTRNGTPRQPLLVPLARATLIFDSTRVPQASLEGLEGYSHCWLIYVFHLNTNLDKLWKKPSQSKFKAKVRVPRLEGEKIGVFATRSPHRPCPIGLTVAKVEAVHGRTVLLSGVDLVDGTPILDIKPYLPYCDSIQGATVPDWVKMDDILAVASISFSEDFSSSLADCWAMVEKKSLYFSPDEFLSLIKQVLSWDIRSVAQRSHPHNALRKTDDCSVEDDDTVVRSCVREEDFEHGHEPQSLSFQDVIYHLVLEGLDVSYRIDSIGNVLVEKVSLGCSMQNVDKNIS, encoded by the exons ATGAGGGCTGACATAAACTCAGTGTGGCCGACTCTCTGCATCACATTGGCATTGGCTTCTTCCTCTGCTGCCATTTCTT TTTATTGGTGGAGCAGAAAATCGAAATCGAATTCAAATGGGTACGCGGGTAGAATTCAAGAGCTTGAAGCCGCGTTGAAGGCTGCCGTGGAGAATTGTTCTGCTGAGAGACAAGGTCGTATCAGAGCTCAACGG GCTTTGAGAGAAGCCTTGAACCAGCCTCACTCTGGCGAAGCTGAATCAAAGTTTTTGAAGGCATACCCCATGGCACAAATTGGGGTAGTCAAGTCATGCTTCTCCACACG GAATGGGACTCCAAGACAGCCTTTACTTGTACCTCTTGCTAGAGCAACTTTGATATTTGATTCGACCCGGGTTCCCCAAGCATCTCTCGAGGGTCTTGAAGGGTATTCACACTGTTGGTTAATCTACGTGTTTCATCTAAACACAAATCTAGATAAGTTATGGAAGAAGCCATCACAATCAAAATTCAAGGCAAAG GTAAGGGTACCCAGACTCGAAGGTGAAAAAATTGGTGTTTTTGCCACGAGATCTCCTCATCGTCCCTGCCCAATTGGATTAACTGTGGCAAAG GTGGAGGCGGTACATGGACGTACGGTGTTGCTCTCTGGTGTGGATCTGGTTGATGGAACA CCAATTCTTGACATTAAACCTTATCTTCCATACTGTGACAGCATCCAAGGTGCAACAGTTCCTGACTGGGTAAAG ATGGATGATATACTAGCTGTAGCTTCTATCAGCTTCTCTGAGGACTTTTCATCCAGTCTTGCGGATTGTTGGGCAATGGTG GAAAAGAAGTCACTTTACTTCTCTCCAGATGAATTTCTAAGCTTGATAAAGCAAGTGCTCTCGTGGGATATACGATCAGTAGCTCAACGAAGCCATCCTCATAATGCTCTGCGCAAAACAGATGATTGCAGTGTAGAAGACGATGACACAGTAGTGAGAAGTTGTGTGAGAGAGGAAGATTTTGAACATGGACATGAGCCACAGTCCCTTTCATTTCAGGATGTTATTTATCATCTGGTTTTGGAAGGACTGGATGTTTCATATAGAATCGATTCCATAGGAAATGTTCTTGTTGAAAAAGTTTCCCTTGGATGCAGCATGCAGAATGTCGATAAAAATATTTCGTGA
- the LOC140828166 gene encoding homeobox-leucine zipper protein HOX19-like, which produces MDEKDEVSSIKLGLDLGLGLAAYEPKRDSSKTNRRVPFLDLSIPLHQNRHDTDEYCISSPKFKQVDEKLRGSKKRIFNGSKADDCERNYSKNCSRKKLRLEKDQITLLEESFEQHSSLSMAQKQLLAERLKLKPRQVEVWFQNRRARTKMKQTEIDREFLKKNCERLSDENLQLKRQLLELRSGVKTENPPPPPPAASPPLRQFFNPMPKAVAAVHKACPSCEKTLNNRGGAKQ; this is translated from the exons ATGGATGAAAAGGACGAAGTTTCCAGCATCAAACTCGGGCTTGACTTGGGATTAGGCTTAGCCGCGTATGAGCCGAAAAGGGATAGCTCGAAGACAAATAGGAGGGTGCCTTTTCTTGATCTTTCGATCCCACTTCACCAAAATAGACATGATACTGATGAGTATTGTATCTCGAGCCCAAAATTCAAGCAAGTGGATGAAAAATTACGAGGAAGCAAGAAAAGGATTTTCAACGGTAGCAAGGCGGATGATTGTGAGAGAAATTACTCCAAGAATTGTAGCAGAAAGAAGCTGAGGCTCGAAAAAGATCAGATCACTTTGCTTGAAGAGAGTTTTGAACAGCATTCTTCTCTTTCAATG GCTCAGAAACAGCTACTTGCAGAAAGATTGAAGCTCAAACCTAGACAAGTTGAAGTTTGGTTTCAGAATCGAAGAGCAAG GACAAAAATGAAGCAAACTGAGATAGACCGCGAGTTCTTGAAGAAGAACTGCGAAAGGCTAAGCGATGAGAATCTACAACTAAAGAGACAACTGTTGGAGCTCCGATCAGGGGTTAAAACAGAGAATCCGCCACCGCCACCCCCGGCAGCGTCTCCGCCGCTGCGGCAGTTTTTCAACCCAATGCCAAAGGCCGTGGCGGCAGTGCATAAAGCGTGCCCCTCATGTGAGAAAACCTTGAACAATAGGGGCGGCGCAAAGCAGTAA
- the LOC140826706 gene encoding dirigent protein 22-like — translation MAFKSLKLSIFLFLELFFGNSLAELPQLKETEMTLYFQDYSGGPNATVIEITGPVNDGLLRFTKFGAIFCTDDPITDGFDQESTEIARAQGLYVTSALDGSNTHVLISIVFSDKEFKGSTLEIQGTSAQFERVREVAVVGGTGIFRFARGYATFETIHYEPTLHHAVIQCNITFLHYY, via the exons ATGGCATTTAAGTCCCTCAAACTGTCCATATTCCTATTTCTAGAACTCTTCTTTGGAAATTCCTTGGCTGAACTCCCCCAACTTAAAGAGACAGAGATGACACTATACTTCCAAGACTACTCCGGTGGGCCTAATGCAACAGTGATCGAGATTACGGGCCCAGTTAATGATGGGCTTCTTAGGTTCACGAAGTTTGGGGCCATTTTCTGCACTGATGATCCAATTACAGATGGATTTGATCAAG AATCGACAGAAATTGCGAGAGCCCAGGGTTTGTATGTAACCTCCGCATTGGATGGGTCAAATACTCATGTTTTGATATCAATTGTGTTCAGCGACAAAGAGTTCAAAGGTAGTACCTTGGAGATACAAGGTACAAGTGCTCAGTTCGAAAGGGTGAGAGAGGTGGCGGTGGTAGGCGGTACCGGAATATTCCGTTTCGCTAGGGGATATGCCACCTTCGAGACAATTCATTATGAGCCCACATTGCATCATGCAGTTATTCAATGCAACATCACCTTTCTACATTATTATTGA
- the LOC140826030 gene encoding diacylglycerol kinase 4-like isoform X2, with amino-acid sequence MVLLVGSLAVLERRQTLGTGNDLSRSFNWLACFNFNASKEGFGHTLFPKSHKRTPLDQELQVEEELPERVSSYQGVFYNYFSLGMDAQVAYGFLRNEKPYLAQGPISNKLIYSGYSCKQGWFFTPCSSDPGLSVRSVVVLNLPSYESGRNPWGNLKPEYLEKRSVC; translated from the exons ATGGTACTGTTGGTTGGGTCCTTGGCTGTCTTGGAGAGAAGACAGACACTTGGGACAGGAAATGATTTGTCCAGGAGTTTTAACTGG TTGGCATGTTTTAATTTCAATGCCAGCAAAGAAGGATTTGGACATACCTTATTCCCTAAAAGCCACAAAAGAACACCCCTTGACCAG GAATTACAAGTTGAGGAGGAGTTACCTGAAAGGGTTTCCAGTTATCAGGGAGTCTTTTATAATTACTTTAGCTTAG GTATGGATGCCCAGGTTGCCTATGGTTTTTTACGCAATGAAAAACCTTACCTTGCTCAGGGTCCTATTTCAAACAAG TTAATTTATTCTGGATACAGTTGCAAGCAGGGGTGGTTTTTCACGCCATGCAGCAGTGATCCAGGTTTAAG TGTGAGGTCTGTAGTTGTCCTCAATCTTCCTAGCTATGAAAGTGGAAGAAATCCTTGGGGCAATTTGAAGCCGGAATATTTAGAAAAG AGATCGGTTTGTTGA
- the LOC140826030 gene encoding diacylglycerol kinase 7-like isoform X1, translated as MVLLVGSLAVLERRQTLGTGNDLSRSFNWLACFNFNASKEGFGHTLFPKSHKRTPLDQELQVEEELPERVSSYQGVFYNYFSLGMDAQVAYGFLRNEKPYLAQGPISNKLIYSGYSCKQGWFFTPCSSDPGLRLDFNVLRIYVKKVNCSEWEQIPVPSSVRSVVVLNLPSYESGRNPWGNLKPEYLEKRSVC; from the exons ATGGTACTGTTGGTTGGGTCCTTGGCTGTCTTGGAGAGAAGACAGACACTTGGGACAGGAAATGATTTGTCCAGGAGTTTTAACTGG TTGGCATGTTTTAATTTCAATGCCAGCAAAGAAGGATTTGGACATACCTTATTCCCTAAAAGCCACAAAAGAACACCCCTTGACCAG GAATTACAAGTTGAGGAGGAGTTACCTGAAAGGGTTTCCAGTTATCAGGGAGTCTTTTATAATTACTTTAGCTTAG GTATGGATGCCCAGGTTGCCTATGGTTTTTTACGCAATGAAAAACCTTACCTTGCTCAGGGTCCTATTTCAAACAAG TTAATTTATTCTGGATACAGTTGCAAGCAGGGGTGGTTTTTCACGCCATGCAGCAGTGATCCAGGTTTAAGGTTAGATTTT AACGTCTTGAGAATATATGTTAAGAAGGTCAATTGTTCAGAATGGGAGCAAATCCCTGTACCGTCGAG TGTGAGGTCTGTAGTTGTCCTCAATCTTCCTAGCTATGAAAGTGGAAGAAATCCTTGGGGCAATTTGAAGCCGGAATATTTAGAAAAG AGATCGGTTTGTTGA